In Geminicoccaceae bacterium, a single window of DNA contains:
- a CDS encoding aldolase: MKNVLKERLTANKVAFGFQIRETRNIAIVRAAATFGYHFLHIDLEHSTMDLQVAAQFCVACMGEGISSVVRVPGQSAEIGCRLLDAGAQGIIVPHIHTRAQAETAVRCYRVPPLGARSDGGGVLTRWEALPSDEKFRRLNELILLAVMIESTEALANIDEIAAVEGVDVLVVGTNDLSADMGIENNGDDPRILDVYSRIIAAARRHGKAIRLGGEYDPAMVARNIELGARMVTVTGDERVLLNGMKSSVNEIKRRISHLDIEMG, from the coding sequence ATGAAGAATGTCCTCAAGGAAAGATTAACCGCGAACAAGGTTGCCTTCGGATTCCAGATTCGCGAGACGCGCAATATCGCTATTGTGCGGGCGGCGGCGACATTCGGTTATCACTTCCTGCATATCGATCTCGAACACAGCACCATGGACCTCCAGGTGGCCGCGCAGTTCTGTGTTGCCTGCATGGGCGAGGGGATTTCCTCGGTTGTACGGGTACCAGGGCAGTCAGCGGAGATTGGCTGCCGCCTTCTGGACGCGGGAGCGCAGGGCATCATCGTGCCGCACATTCACACACGCGCGCAGGCGGAGACGGCTGTGCGCTGCTATCGGGTACCGCCTTTGGGCGCCCGCTCAGATGGGGGCGGCGTGCTGACACGATGGGAAGCATTGCCGTCGGACGAGAAGTTCCGGCGGCTTAACGAGTTGATATTGCTCGCCGTCATGATCGAGTCGACAGAGGCCTTGGCCAACATAGACGAGATTGCGGCGGTCGAGGGTGTGGATGTTCTTGTCGTCGGGACGAACGACCTGTCGGCGGACATGGGTATCGAGAATAACGGGGATGACCCGCGGATTCTCGACGTCTATTCCCGGATCATCGCGGCGGCACGCAGGCACGGCAAGGCAATCCGTCTTGGTGGTGAATACGATCCAGCAATGGTGGCGAGGAACATCGAGCTCGGCGCGAGGATGGTGACGGTGACGGGAGACGAGCGTGTCCTGCTGAATGGAATGAAATCATCGGTAAACGAGATAAAGCGTCGGATAAGTCACCTGGACATAGAGATGGGTTGA